Part of the Macrobrachium nipponense isolate FS-2020 chromosome 19, ASM1510439v2, whole genome shotgun sequence genome, ctaaatacaataataataataataataataatagccgttggatgggtgaccgctctcctcggcgttgattccttgggaaaggatctttaccataatttcctcagtctactcagctgtaaatgagtacctatccctgatggggtagggtccagttATGGGTTAAAttgcaaaactcagcaatgatggaaagaaatgaaggaataaacgacaacgacgtaaatggaacctctggcaacagaggagcttcgtccggctaccaggtattcaacccaattgaaggggaagacggtcaggtacttggaggtcgtcatccagcaactgatcaccacaacgacagtaatcaacagcctgagattggagctacagaagcaaaaaggaagaaatggaaggatttgggatatgccagtggaaatcgtacccataatcataggagcactaggcacgatcccaagatccctgaaaaggaatctggaaaaactagaggctgaagtagctcctggactcatgcagaagagtgtgatcctagaaacggcacacatagtaagaaaagtgatggactcctaaggaggcaggatgcaacccgaaaccccacactataaataccacccagtcgaattggaggactgtgatagagcaaaaataaataaataaaaaaaataaataaatcataaaataaataaatatagaaataataatactaatgataataatactgtgaataaaatggcagaattcagcgaattaatcttacatattacttttccatttttcttattgctcgCATTTCTGGCTTAGCGAtgtttcttaataattggccagaaaagcgagtaattagaaaaatagaaaatataataaataagattaattcgttgaattctgccattttaatccacagaatttgtttaaaagagggtcttcttccaaaatagtagtaataataataataataataataataataataatgataatagtaataataataataataataataataataatgataatgtggcAGTCAGTGTCAACAAGGTAAGTAGGTTTACCTTTGATTCCTAAACTACAGACATACCATCAAAATTCAGGTTTAAACTATTACATACCTCCATACGATTAATTgacaaaactgcttttttttcttccatgtcatTCACacactgaccttttttttttatatgctattCCTTCCAGCGACCTTATTCCCTAAAGTAACGAAAACACAGTTATGCTCAGATCTATGTTCATGAATTCCTTGTTGCATCTGGCAAGGAGAATATGTTTTTGCAACGGGGATTTTACCTTGCACGATTGGCAGCAGGTATGACACAAGACTGTaaaggaatatttatatatatacgtatatatatattatatattatatatatatatatatatatatatattaatctatatatatatataatatatataatatattatatatatatatatatatatatatatatatatatatatatatatatatgtatatatatatatatatatatattatatatatatatatatatatatacatacatacatacatgaatgaatttttatcacaaccgtgattcatatataagcatAAAGCTACaactttcctttaatatccaattcgctgtacctcggaaaaaatgtattttcatctcagacaaaattataataatcttagacaaactaaaaacaatcttagacataataataataaccttaaacaaaaagataataatCTTAGACAAAATAATATCAATCTTAGACAAAATAATGATATTCTTAGACAGAATTATAATAATCTTAgtcaaaataattataatcttagacaaaataataacaatcttagacaaaataatgataatcttaGATAAAATCATAGCAATCTTAGACAAAATAATGACATtcttagacaaaataataataatcttagacaaaataataataatcttagacaaaataataacaatcttagacaaaataataataatcttagacaaaataataataatcttagacaaaatcttaaacaaaataataataatcttagacaaaataataatgatctgaaacaaaaactaataataataatcttagacaaaataataataattttagaaaaaggaataataatcttagacaaaataataataatcttagacaaaataataataatcttagacGAAAAAATAAGGTTTTTTATTTGGGAGCAGTTTCTTCAAAACCATCTTGACGAACCAGCGTCGGTAACGAGTGTCACAAAGCAACACAAAAACTGCTTCGTGGAGTTTTCCATTTTCGCGttttacaacaccaatcacaagGTGCTAAAACACAGCTGCCAGAGCACAAATAAGGAgtgacatataaaaaaatgaatttaatatataatacagagTATCATATTTAAAACAAGCCTGTCTTCGGTCTCCAGCGTAACGCGAATCTAGCTAGATACAAGCGAAGACAAACCATTTCTTCACCTGCGCTGTTGATGACCTTCAGAAATCATCGTATAAAAAAGAAGGTCTTATCAAATAGAATGCACTGGAGCCAAGAGATTCACTGATGATGATTTGGGGAGCTGTTATAAGAACATGCCCGTGTTTTTGTTGCACAGCCTTAATGGTCAGCCTTGGGACCAGTTGGATGCAATTTACGGCAGTTTTTACACATCAGACCCAGGACGTCTGCTACCGAGTTTAATAATTGCCGAAATATTTCCtccctttgcttttattttccgcTTTGTCTGTCCTTTTAATGTACCCTGTTAGTCCCCTTTCAATGTTATTTGATACCGAgagattttatgaaatattttcacctTAATTATTTGGGTAGTTTAAGTCCTAAGTTCGTGTCTCCATAGATGGTCAGTTTACTTGAAGAATATAATGTGTCAAATTACCTGGTTTCTGTTTGATAATATGCAGAGCTTAGTCGTGTATTTACCGAGAGGAAattctcttataataataataataataataataataataataataataataataataataataataatttatcggagttctgtgcaagtgccggacattcgcttgctatgtggtttatggtctcgtttttcatattgcacttcccgcatatgggtgagatgtttattttccatctatctttctgTGAACATTTCTggtcttagggcttgatcttgtgccgctgttaccattccttctgtagccattgccgtgtttcatcgctggccagtatGTGtctatggtctcgtttttcatattgccaCTCCGCATATTGGAGAGATGTTACTTTCCatccatcgttctttgaacatatttctgggtcttagggcctgatcttgtgccgctgttaccattccttctgtagccattgccatgtgtcatcgctggccagttctttactAGTCTGTCTTGTCGGTTGTTTTGATAGGTTGCCAGTAGTCGCCAAATAACTTCAAAACGTCAGTACCAGTTACACctaaattaattttagaatatttcCTTCGTAACTGACCAAAAGAGTTCCGAACGTCAGTCTCGTATAGCTTGATTTTTGTCCATATTAGCTGCTCTAGACAATCGCAATTTACTAGGAGGTCAATTTGGACATTGTCTGGCGGTTATACTGTTACGAACGGTTTTAGATTCTCAATGTGTTCTGAGGTAACATTAACCAGTTTTCTCATGGCGGACGTCAAAGGCCGTTTCCAGGCTTCAATCACGGTTGAGGGTGGGGTAAACTTGACAGTTTTTCTTACGGCCACGGTTTAGAACAAGTCACAGTCAGCGGCGCTGCGCTGCGTTGGAAAAAAGTGGTCCTCAGATATCCCTTTGTTTCTAATATTTGAGACGACCGAGGAAATTTTCTTGAGCCAAAAGTGAATTTCTCGAGATAACTGTAATACTGTAAGTTATATTTTAAAGTATCTTTTATCTATGACGtttcatatattaattctatatatatatatatatcattatatatataaaaaaaaaatatataataatataatataatatatatattatatattatagatatattagaataatatagattagatagatagatagatagatagatatataagtatatgaatataATGTTAAATTCCATTAgtgaataatatacatacattctttATATTGTATTCATAAGTATGCCCGAATTTACACATGCCCGTAATGATGCAcagatatattcatacattaataTGATGATCGGTGCTTGCTAATCCGGTAAAGaagctttataaaaaaatatgataagcatatgcatatatatgcacatctgtatgtgtatatatacgtacacatacatatatgtacatatctgttgtgagtgtgtttgtggaCAGGTGCACGTAAGTATACacgtgtttttatgtatgtatgtctgtatgcatgtgtatgtgtgtttgtgtgtgtaatagtaATGGTCGCGACCTATGTAACACAACTAAACACTAACCCAGAACAAGTCCCTATAAGCTCAGGTGTTAAGCAGGTCCGCCTAATCACAGGTGAGCGAAGATAACCACAGGTAGGGCACCTTTCCCACACCATATAGCGTATGGGCAATAACTCCTGCAgatcctcataaaaaaaaaaaaaccctcacgCCCTTTTGGCGTATAAAAACGAAAGTGACCTTGATATGGTCGGCATACCTCAGGGTCGGTATCCTTCAGATGTTTTATTGAGACAGCTGCGATCTTGGCGACCCAGTACCTGAAGACGACGACGAGTGATATTCAAGGTCGCCGTGGAATCACGGGTTCGATTCGTGCGTgggctataaaaaaaaagggggggggggggcggtaggtGCAACGGGGAGGGGGGTGATTAAAAATGAGAGttgggttagatttttttttttttttagggtgggGTTGGCTATGCAGGGTGTATGGTCGTTTGGCTTgtttatcaacaacaacaacaacagcaatgttTACAACAGTTGGTCAGTACCATAATGAAATTCATGATGGGTAAAAGATAtgaaattctttattattattattattattattctttattattattattattattattattattattattattattattattaattattattattattattactaattattattatcattattattcatgggaaaacaaagataaaaacacatgtAAGTATGACTATGCAGacgaaaaataatgaagatgaaTAGAACTttcagtaatacacacacacacacacacaccacctcatatgtatgcatgcatgcatgcatgtatgtattgcatatatatatatatatatatatatatatatatatatatatatatatatatatatatacacacgcgcacacacacacgcacacacacacacacacatacatatatatatatatatatatatatatatatatatataaaagtgtgtgtgtgtatgtgtgtgatgtgtgtgtatatatacgaatacatacaaaaatagctACTGATTAATAGGTATTAAAAATAGTAAGAACAACGGGATACGTCTCTTCAATGTGTATAACCTAATTGACAAGTTTTTCTGGTcaaagattaattaattctcttcacatcaaaatacaaatacagaaataatcGAAAATAATTCAAATCTCTGAACGTATTTTGGTCAAGAAAAACAACGAAGCATAAGGCGGATGTGACTTATGCCCAGACAGATTGTTGTAGCAATCAATCATTGCAAGGAAAATGCATAGAGATGATAAAGCCATTTCCAGTTGAAGTGATTGATTAGCCAGTCactgggggtagggggagggcgGTGGGTGGGCGGGAATCTGACGTGAGGGGTTGTGGGTTACAATAAGGCCAGGAATGAATTCATTCGTCTCTCACAACTATTTACCTTAACTTGGTAAAAAGCTGTTGGTAcccattcacatatatatatatatatatatatatatgtgtgtgtgtgtgtgtgtgtgtgtgtatgtatatatatttgtgtgtgtctgtgacaaGTGCTTGATGACCTCTTGTAATACTTGGATTATAGCAAGATATGGAATGAGGCAACAAAACCTGGTATCTGAGAATAGGAAGTCATGATAACGGTACCAGATAAAAGCAATCTGACTGAACGAGGTAAATAGAAAGAGGTATCGTTCGCTCTCGCGCTATCTTGGCAATATAAAAATATCCACTAATCATTTATTTCTGAAGGTTGGAgaaagaaactgataaaaaagcTTAAGAGTCGAAGAGGCCGGTTTCAGAAAAGGCACGAGTCCCACAGACCGAATATTTGGGTTAAGACTTGTTGTGAAGTAGTGTATGTATTttaatgccctggcagatctgggcgtcaagagagagagagagagagagagagagagagagagagagagagagagaacaacttgaagtagcagtaataaataaatataattgaatatgactataccggatttgacgataccctttggcacgttgcttgccagttttagcaacattgagaaatccttgataaggaaaatagagaagactctatacaaaatgaatggagctgatgcagcaatcctttttaacaagacTTGATTTAAAAATCAGCCACTGGTGGCTGCCAATTTAGATATGTGAAGCTAATTGAATTAGTCCATGAAATATGAGATTGGAAGCTCGAGAAGAACTTTGATCTGTGAGAGATGAAGCAAAAGAATTATATGAATTTAGGAATTTCACGGCTGTCTTCGTTACGGGGGCGTTGGAGACGATGACAGATTCGCCAGTTAACAGGGATGATGTCTTTTTTGGATGATTATCGGTTATTTTGTATGGAGAAACCGGCCTGTAATGGGGGGAGGCCGTTGTCGAGGGGTGTCGAACGATCCCCCTAACCCCAAATTTCTGGAAggtcatattttctgtgactctccatttcattgaactgtacttacagagcaataaataacaatatttagttttttctgccaagtttttgtatatataatttttttttattaaacattaacatcattctttagtagtagaTAATACAAtagtgataataggaatatgatatatacctatatatacaatgacatttatagaagaaaatgtCCAGTTTTTGGAAAAAGACCACCCctctctccaataataataataaaaaaagtctgCGTACGGGCCTgaggaatataaatataataatgcttaTAAACCATTTGCCCTTAAGCCAGCTTTCGATAGGGACACCAAATCCTTAGATGACCGTTGCAAAACATGGAAGCATTTGCAAAATTACTTTGCTCAAAGGAAGTGTCCATTCCCAGCTTTGGCTACACATACCAATCCCTTTTATTTACTCTCATTCTTCTCCAAAAGCGAGAGCAATACTTCAGGGCAAAGCGAAATCGAAAGGACTCCACCAGCAGCCAACGACAAGGATTCCtcagtcctgtttttttttttttcggcaggACAGGACAGGACCTGGGCCAACTTCGGTAAAATTCCCTCCATTTGCATGAGTTCTGCACTGGTTGAGGGAGAAAAAGAaggtgaagaggaggaggagtgggagggATAAAAAAGGGCAAGGAGAGTAGAAAACAggacctggaggaggaggagggggaggaggaggaggaatcagaAGCAAAGGATGAGGAGGAGATGGTCCTACCACTAGGAGATTGGCAGTGCTTAGACAATTACTCCAGAGACCTATATAAAGGACGAGCATCCTATCCCAGGACGCACAACAGCTCAATCCTCAGAGGCAAAGATGAAGTTCCTGGTAAGTAACTACTTCTAGAACATCAGTGAAGTTTGTCAACATCACGGAAATGTTGATCGACGTGAGATAACGGTCACAATTTGACTTCTTCTAATCCGTTTGTTTGAAAATTTGGACGATTTATTTCAAATGACTTGATAATTTTTGCATCAGCTGTTTCTCAAACCATAGCCCCATTAACTTGCAAAGATATTAATTCTCCTTTCAGATTAATGTATTTCTTGCGTCATTCTTACGTCAATCTTGTGTCAAAAGTATAGTGATTGAGGAAGAATTCTTTGGTCTCTAAAATTCATAGCTTTTATTGATATACAAAACTATATTTAGAAcgttttgcccttttttatatCTCCTTGCTGTCCTTTTGCCTCGTGTCTctagacttatttatttattaagtaatcttgtcttctgtttttttcttaCATCAATCTTGGGTCGAAAGTTTAATGTTTCATGAAGAATTCTTCAGTCTCCAAAAAAAGTCCTGCCTCTTATTGGTATATGGAAATTATGCTTTTTGCCGTTTTCATTTTAGCTTCTTGTTGGCCTGGGGCTCGTGGATCTAGATGCATTTACTTCTTAAGTAATCCTTTACATCAATgttgtacaaaaaaattttaatgtttgaTGAAGAATTCTTCAGTGTCCGAAGTTCCTGCCCCTAATTGGTATAATGGAGATTATACTTAGGACTTTTTACCATCTATTTTAGCTGTTTGTTGTCTTTAGCGTCGTGGCTCtagatttatttattccttaagtaatctattttatattatcttaaattgattttgtGTCGAAGGttgaatatttaaagaaagattCTTCAGTCTCAAATACTTCCTTGTCCTTATTATTCTACGAAAATTATACTTACGATTTTTACCTTTCTCATTTCAGCTCCTTATCGCCCTTGGCCTCGTGGCCCTTAGCGCCGCTCGCCCTTCAGACGACATCGTCGACTTCGAGCTCGACAACcaagagcaggagcaggaggggcAGCCAGGAAGAGCCGTCAAGGGAGAGTACTCATGGACCGCTCCTGACGGTAACGAATACTTCGTCAAGTACGAGGCTGACCGCTTCGGCTACAGAGTCGTCGAGGACAACGTCGTGCCAAGGACCTTCCAGGGAGACCAGCCTGATGACGATGGCGAaggcgacgacgacgacgagaatAACTGAAGGAGGTCTTAGGAAACCTTTTAGGAATTCTTAGGAATCCTGAGGAATTATGTTGACGGACGGTGCAGCACTGAacaaattcttcctcttcttcttcttcttcttcctctcttattccAGAAAGTCATTGTCATGTATCACCAAGTGAGATTCATAGAGGTTCTTATATCAgagtttataattatataaatatatagagatatatcataTAGCTAAAATCTTGTTTCTGTTTTCTCCTTGTGTTGGTTTTGTGGTATAACTTAGggagaacttatatatatattatatatatatatatatatatatatatatatatatgtgtgtgtgtgtgtgtgtgtgtatatatatatatatatatatatatatatatatatatatatatatacatatatatatatatatactatatatatatatatatatatatatatatatatatatatatatatatatatatgtgtgtgtgtatatatatatatatatatatatatatatatatatatatatatatatataaagagagagagagagagagagactcattcccAACACCTACGCAGTTCCTGACTACCCTCACCTCCCCAGCCTGGCTTCCTAATATATTATCTACTTGAAATTTACCTATAGAGATTTCAACCCCAGGTAAAAATAACAGGAATCAATAGAGTaacgattataatataatatgaacacTGATAATGATAGCAATATAAAGGGAAAGCACAGTTAATGATGACGATTGTTATAAACCCGAAAGACCTTGATAACAGCCAGGCAGAATATGCTTAGCGAACAGGTCTCACCTGATGTGTAAGGCATAAGAGAATATTACTTCTCAGTTTGCAAGGAGTTTAACCTAAGCTACAGCTTGAATGTTGAATAGTGTACCTGGTATTAACTTGCTCTTcctgtatttccaaataccctttgtaatttctttcatatgtgcaccatattctttgaaagcttgaaaacACAggactttttttataaataacctAATGTTGTATTTTCCGAATAGACCACGGAAGGTGACTAACAGTAAGCTAGTGTTAGTTACTGGGTATTAAAACTCTACTAGCATAGTATACTGTCCTCATCCTAGTTTTGGCCTTCtgtaacaatacagctcctaGCCCTGTACTCGAGACAccacaagataaataaaaacctttagaAAAATCTGGGTAGACCAAAACAGGGTTCCTAGTCATTTTGTTCTTTAATGTTTAAAAGGCTGTTTCTTGTATATTCTTCCATTAATATATAACATCCTTTTTGGTTAGTCTGTCAAAGGTTTGGTTATAGTAGCAAAACCCTTGATAAATGGTCGATAATAGCCCCACCATGCCGAGGAACCTTGTTAATGCTTTCAAGTTAGTGGGAGCTGGATAAttaattattgcctttattttacctgcttGCATTCGCAGTCCgtcttcactaattacatgacccaagtattctGATAACTTCATCAGAAACTGACATTTCTTTAATCTAATCTTTAGTTCTGCCATTCTTAATCTTCCTAGGACCAACTCTAATGTATTGAGATGGCTTCTAAATCTTTACTGAAAATTATTTCATCGTCTAaatatactgcaacattttctatATCTCCCAGAATTTTTTACATTAATCTAACAAATGTCAAAGGAGCTTATCTGAGTCCAAATGGCATtgcttcaaactgtaaatgttctttatgtgtgctgaaggctgtgaattgtttagcttcttcatctagaggtacttgccaatattcACTAAGTCgatctaaggatgaaaatatttcgGCCCCTcataattgagctaacatatcttgaattaccgcattggcatcctatctggAACTGCGTTGGAGTTTAACTTTCTATAGTCTATTACaagtctccaactgccatctttctttggaacaagtaACAATGGAGAATTACATGGAGATTTAGTAGGAATTAttactccatctcttttcatttcctctatcaaattatcGACTACGGTTCTCGggcttattggta contains:
- the LOC135214082 gene encoding cuticle protein CP575-like, with translation MKFLLLIALGLVALSAARPSDDIVDFELDNQEQEQEGQPGRAVKGEYSWTAPDGNEYFVKYEADRFGYRVVEDNVVPRTFQGDQPDDDGEGDDDDENN